A region of the Candidatus Methylomirabilota bacterium genome:
TCGAGCCACTGCGCCAGCGAGAGGTTGTCCGCGAAGCTCGGCATAGTGGACAGGCCATCGGGCCCGGTATAACCGGGGCCTTCTAAGATGACGTGGTTCGGCGCCAGGACCGACTCGGCAAGGTACTCGGCCGGATGCTTGCCGCCCATGCCCGTCAGCTCCGGCCCCTTGGCCTGCGCCTCGTCGGCCGGCGTCGGTAGCAGCTCGCCCTTGATCACGTGGCACTTGTGACACTCGAGGTCGGCGAAGAGCTGCCGGCCCCGGGCGGCGTCTCCGGCGGGCACCGCGAACTTCCAGCCCCGCGGAACGCCGCCGGCCCGATGCAGCTCCTCCATCGTCACCCGTCGGGGACTGCGCGGACCGGGCACCGGCGCGGGGCTGGTCGGCGCGGCCGGAGCGGCGGCCTCCTGGCCGTGGCCGCGATGCGAATGCTGAGCGAGAGCGAGGCCGATGCCCGACAGGGCGAGCGCGGCCACGACGCCGACGCCCCCGAGCAGGATGGAACGCGTACCGCGGCTGATGCCCATGGCTATCTTCTCCAAGCGCGACGGCTCAGCGCGGCCGCAGCGCCATCCCGTGGGGGGCCCGGCCCACCGGGATCGTGCGCACCTCCTTGTGGGTGGCGAGGTCGATCACGGCGACCTGATCTGCGGTGCGGTTGGTCACCAGCGCGTAGCGACCGCTCGGCTCCATCACGACGAGATCCGGGTAGCCCCGCTGGGGGACGGTGGCCACCACCTTGTCGTCGGTGGTCCGCACGACGACGACCCGGTTGGTCTTGCGCAGAGTCGTGTAGAGGAAGCGGCCGTCCAGGGTGAGGGTGGCCTCGTGCACGACTCCCGGCAGCGGAATCTCGCCGACGATCCGATTGGTCGCGGTGTCGATCTTGAGGATGACCTTGTTTTCCCCGGCGGCCGCATACAGCAGCTTTCCGTTCGTGGACAGGGCCAGTCCCATGGCGTCGCCGCCCCCGTGCACGATGCGCCCGGTGACGCCCCGGGTGGCGGTGTCGATCATGGTGACGTCACCGGCCGTCTCGCCGGAGACGTAGAACACGCGGCCGTCACGGCTGAAGACACCGTGCGCCGGCCAGGTCGAGACTTCGATCCGGGCCTCGATGCGCTCGGCTTTCAGGTCGTAGATGATCACCTCGTCGTTGCTCGTCTCGCTGGCCCAGTCCAGCACGTAGAGATACCGGCCGTCCGGCGTGAAGGCCAGGTTGTAGGGATTGCCGCCGATTTTCACCCGTTTGACGAGCTTGCGGGCCTCGGCGTCGACGATTCCGAGGTCCCGGCTCTTGTCGTAGACGACCCAGGCGATCCGTCCCTCCGGATGGAACGCGATCCGGTTGGGCTTGCCCCGGCCGAGAGGAATGGCGCCGATCACCTCGAAGGTGTCCGTGTCGATGATCGAGATGGAGTCCGACCTCGTGTTGGTGACGAACAGCGTCGCGGCGCCTGCCGGCGACGCCGCCAGGACGCTGACCAGCACCCATAACGTCGACGCGATCCACGTGCTCAGGGGGCCTCCTCAGGGGGCGCGCTCCAGGGCCACGACGAGCACATTGGGGGCGGCGCCCCGTAAGGTGAATCGTACCTCGTCGCCGACCTGGACGCCGTCGTAAATCTCGGGAGACGCCACGCGGAAGCCCATGGTCATCGGCGTCATGTACCCGGCGATCTCCTCGTGGCTGATCACGATGAGCCCGGCCTCCGGCAAGAGGGCGCGCACGACGCCGCGCACCGTCCACTCCTGCTCGGCGGCGGCCCGCGTGTCCCGCGTCCGCGCCAGCTCCTCGGCGAGACGCTGAGCTTGCCGACCCCACCAGAGATAGCCCCCGCCCACCCCCAGCAGGAGGGACAGGTTGAGCAAGAGCACCACCTTCCAGGGCCGCATCAGTGCACGTGCTCGTCCGGCGCCGGCGCGCCGGCCGGCTCTTCGTTGAGTTGCTGGACCTGGGCCAGGAGCGAGTTCAGATCGTCCGGGGGCGGTCCCTCGGCCGCCCAGCGAGCCCGCAGGTAGCCGGATCGGTCGATGAGGAACTCGGCGTGCGGGCCG
Encoded here:
- a CDS encoding cytochrome c gives rise to the protein MGISRGTRSILLGGVGVVAALALSGIGLALAQHSHRGHGQEAAAPAAPTSPAPVPGPRSPRRVTMEELHRAGGVPRGWKFAVPAGDAARGRQLFADLECHKCHVIKGELLPTPADEAQAKGPELTGMGGKHPAEYLAESVLAPNHVILEGPGYTGPDGLSTMPSFADNLSLAQWLDLVAYLKSLTGASDAPHDGHEIEREQVAGDYRIRLVYVSPAPAREHPGAGHHHAAGHESAATKPMLGPGRLSVFVTDREFDEPVPYLPIIAAVQAERRPTERLRLVPQMGEQGFHYRLDLTLPPRTQKITLSIGPTTLPLARDRFTRAVSVVFEWEAAGQ
- a CDS encoding cytochrome D1 domain-containing protein, whose translation is MLVSVLAASPAGAATLFVTNTRSDSISIIDTDTFEVIGAIPLGRGKPNRIAFHPEGRIAWVVYDKSRDLGIVDAEARKLVKRVKIGGNPYNLAFTPDGRYLYVLDWASETSNDEVIIYDLKAERIEARIEVSTWPAHGVFSRDGRVFYVSGETAGDVTMIDTATRGVTGRIVHGGGDAMGLALSTNGKLLYAAAGENKVILKIDTATNRIVGEIPLPGVVHEATLTLDGRFLYTTLRKTNRVVVVRTTDDKVVATVPQRGYPDLVVMEPSGRYALVTNRTADQVAVIDLATHKEVRTIPVGRAPHGMALRPR
- a CDS encoding copper-binding protein encodes the protein MRPWKVVLLLNLSLLLGVGGGYLWWGRQAQRLAEELARTRDTRAAAEQEWTVRGVVRALLPEAGLIVISHEEIAGYMTPMTMGFRVASPEIYDGVQVGDEVRFTLRGAAPNVLVVALERAP